CTGACTGTTGAACAAAATTTGATTATCCCCAATATCCCCGACACGCGCTTAAGCCCCTTCTTAGAAGAACCACTACTTCAAGAACGGTTGTCTATCGATCCAGAAATCTTGAACCGGGGGCTGGTTTCTTGTACGGGTAGCGAGTTCTGCGGCTTTGCGCTGATTGAAACGAAAAACCGGGCGCTTGCCTTGATTCAGGAACTGAAGGAAGAGTTAATTCAACCGCATCCGGTTCGCATTCATTGGACAGGTTGCCCAAATTCCTGCGGTCAACCGCAAGTTGCAGATATTGGCTTCATCGGTACGAAGACACGCAAAGATGGTCAAACCGTAGAAGCGGTCGATATTTGGATGGGTGGCAAGGTCGGGAAAGATGCACACCTAGGCAAAGAGATTATGAAAAAGGTTCCTTGTGAGGATCTCAAGTCAGTGGTGCGAGACTTGCTGATCGAACACTTTGGGGCAATCCCCAAGCAGCCACAAGAAAAGCTTGACGCAGAGAAAGTTGCCGTTAGTCCTTAGTCATTTGCTAATTACGAATGACTAAGACCATGACCCATGACCCATGACCCATGACAAATGCCATGAGTGACTCAACAAAAACACTGTGCCCCTACTGTGGCGTTGGCTGTGGCTTAGAAGTTTCGCCGCCTGCGGCTGCAAATCGGGAGACCAATCGAGATAGTCAAGGAAATCCGATCTGGAAAGTGCGGGGCGATCGCTCTCATCCCTCCAGTCAAGGTATGGTATGTGTCAAAGGAGCGACGGTTACAGAATCGATCGATCAAAACCGTCTCCTCTACCCGATGATGCGCGACTCTCTGGATGAACCCTTCCGTCGCGCTTCCTGGGAAGAAGCCTTAGATGCAATTGTCAGTCGCATGGGTTCCATCCTGAACTCCACTGGCCCAGATGCCCTATGTCTCTATGGTTCGGGTCAGTTCCTCACGGAAGACTACTACCTTGCCCAAAAGCTTTTTAAAGGAATCTTAGGCACGAATAACTTTGATACTAACTCGCGCCTGTGTATGTCTTCCGCCACGGCGGCGTATTTTTACAGCCTGGGTTCGGATGGTCCGCCTTGTTGCTACGAAGATTTAGAACTCACCGACTGTGCGTTTATCATCGGTAGCAACACCGCAGAGTGTCACCCAATTATCTTCAATCGGCTGCGGAAACACCATAAACAGAACCATCACGTCAAAATGATTGTGGTCGATCCGCGTCGCACCACCACCGCCGAAGCCGCCGATTTGCATCTAGCCATTCGACCCGGTACGGATATCGATTTACTCAATGGCATCGCTCATTTGCTTCTACGATGGGGCAAGATGAATGTGGATTTCATTGAGGATTGCACCGCAGGCTTTTCTACCTACGCTGAGGTGATTCAACACTATCCACCGGAAGTGGTCGCCGAACGCTGCGGCATTTCTGTGGATGACTTGATAACTGTGGCCAAAATGTGGGCTGATTCTAAGCGAGTCCTCTCCATGTGGACGATGGGTTTGAACCAATCTTCCGAAGGGACTGCCAAAGTCTCCAGCTTGATCAACTTGCACCTGATCACGGGTCAAATTGGCAAACCCGGAAGCGGCCCTTTTTCCCTGACAGGTCAACCAAACGCGATGGGGGGGCGGGAAGTCGGGGGTTTGGCTCATTTGTTGCCCGGATATCGTTTGGTGAAGAATGACCAGCAGCGAACTGAAGTCGAGCAGTTTTGGAAGCTTCCCGCCGGAAAGATTTCGTCGGTTCCCGGTCGCAGCGCTTGGGAAATTATCACCGGACTAGAGACGGGAGAGGTAGAGTTTCTTTGGATTGCGGCGACGAACCCGGCGGTAAGTATGCCGGATCTGGAACGAACGAAAGCGGCGCTAAAGCGATCGCCTTTTACGGTCTATCAAGACGCCTACTATCCCACGGAAACTGCTGCCTTTGCTCACGTTCTACTCCCGGCGGCGCAGTGGGGGGAAAAAACTGGGACGATGACTAATTCGGAAAGAGTCGTCACCTTGTGTCCAGCTTTCCGCAAACCCCTAGGGGAGGCAAGGGCAGATTGGGAAATCTTTGCAGAAGTGGGTCGTCGCTTGGGATATCCCGAACAGTTTGCTTATACTCACTCATCAGAAATTTATGATGAATTTGTGCAGCTAACAAGCGATCGCCTCTGCGACCAAACCGGCATCTGTCACGAACGTCTGAAGAAAGAAGGCCCGATTCAATGGCCCGAACCGATTAAAAATGCAAAATTAAATACTAAAAAGGAACGGGGATCTTCCCTTAGCACCTCTAAAAGGCTTTACACCGACTTGCGCTTCTCGACACCGGATGGACGGGCGCGTTTTGTTGCCAAGCATTCGCGGGGACTCGCAGAACCCCCCGATCCAAACTTCCCCTTTGTGCTGACGACGGGCAGACTTTACGGGCACTGGCACACGCAAACTCGTACCGGACGGATTGCAAAAATCTCCCAAATGCATCCGCAACCGTTCATTGAGATTCATCCCCGCGATGCTGCGAAGTTGGCGATTCAGGAGAATGACTGGGTGGAAGTGCGAAGTCGTCGCGGAACTTCTCGATTCCCAGCCAAAGTCACTCAGACCATTTCTCCCGGTACGGTTTTTGTCCCCATTCACTGGGGCGATCTTTGGGCGGATGATGCTGAAGCGAATAGCGTGACACAATCCGCATCCTGTCCCGACTCTCTGCAACCCGAACTGAAAGCTTGCGCCGTGCAACTGGTGCCGATTAATGCCCATCTAATCTCTGAGGAGTATGTGCTTCCAGAGACTCCCGAAACGGAGACTCAACCGAAAGCTTTGTCCTCACCGCTGCGTGTTTGAAGCGATCGCAAAAGCTTTGGTTTTCTCTCCGCTTTCACGCCCAAATTTCTACCAAAAGCTTACTGTTCGGAACTAACCCGAACGCTATCCGCTTTTTCTCCAAGAACGCTCCACAAGCCTGCCTCTCCTAGCGCCGTTGGTGTCTGGGATTGCAGCTTTGCAAAAGTTGAACTATAAACAACCGGAATCAACCCGAAAATCATCGATACCACCGTAACCAGAAGCACCAGCTTCAATGGGTTAGAGGGTTCTTCTTGGGCTATCAATACTTCGGGGCGTTCTTGCGTTTTCATTACTAAAACCTTTTGATTAACTTCTGAAAATTTTCCATTTATTTAAATCTAACAAAAATTCTGTAGCTGAATATACAAAAACCTTCTTTTACAAAAGTTTAAAATAGCGTAAATTCAATTTTCCGAGTGGTAATGAATTTCAGCGAATACTGCACCTATCGGAAGGAGGAAATCTGATTTAGCAAGTTTGCAAAACCCGCTGAGGAATGCAACCACCAACCGTGTCTAGAGATGGTGCAATGTCAGGAAATGCTCACAGAGTCTTCACTAATTTTGCGAGAGATTCTGAGCCTCCGACCAAATAACGCGATCGCATTCTGAGAATAGAGAGCGTTATCAATTCAGCTCATTTATTTTTTTAAACCGTGACAATCTAATCGCTCAAAGACTATCCGCGAAATCTATTAATAGATTCTGACTTAGTAAAATGTGCAGATGTTAACCGGCAGCTTATAGAGCGTGTAACCAAAAAATACCGGAAGAAAAATAAGTCGAGAAATCTAGGCTGAGCGCGGCAGCTTTAATAAAAATTTTCGATAGCTCCCCCTTCATCAAAGGGGAGTTATTTGCTTTAAAAAAATTGCACAGTTATAAATCAGCAAATAATCAAGAATCATCACTGTATTACACATTTTGCATTCAACTCATGCAAAATTTGCAATAGGCAAGAAGGAATACTTCACAATACAGATACAATACCTAACAAGATAGAGATTTCAAAAGAAATCTGCCTTTTGTAGCAAATTCTACGAACTCAGACTATTCAGTTCATTAATCTAACAGAAGCGCTTATCGCTAAAAAAAACTAACGGTCAGCAGCTCGGCTCGATAAAGTGAGATTTTATGTTTGAACACTTTCAAGCAAAAAAAAAGCAAAAAGAAAAGCAAAAAAATAGACCTAAGCCCGTGGCAATTGCCTAATTACGTAAATTTTTTCTCCTTAGATTTATATTCACGATTGAATCTATAAAATTTACGCCAATCCTAAGACTAGCTCCGCGCTTTGATGCATACTTTACTTAACAAAAAGAGGTTCTGAAATGTCCGGATTATGGTCATTTAGCGGACGATACCGCATTTTACACCTGACCTGGTTTGCTTTCTTTTTAACCTTTGTCGTTTGGTTCAACTTCGCCCCTTTTGCCACAGCGGTGAAAGCAGATTTAGGTTTAAATGAAGCCCAACTCAGAACTCTTGCCATCTGTAACGTTGCGCTCACCGTCCCGGCTCGGATTATTGTCGGCATGATTTTGGATCGCTTTGGTCCTCGCATCACCTATTCATGCCTTTTGATTTATGCGGCGATTCCTTGTCTGCTGTTTGCCTTTGCACAGAATTTTTCCCAATTAGTTTTAAGCCGCTTAGCGCTGAGCATCGTCGGGTGTGGATTTGTTATTGGCATTCGGATGGTGGCGGAATGGTTTCCTCCGAAAGAAATTGGTTTAGCAGAAGGTATTTATGGCGGGTGGGGCAACTTTGGCTCAGCGGGTGCAGCGTTTACCCTCCCGACAATTGCCACAGCCGCTGCCTTTTTCGGGGCAGGTCAAGTTAACTGGCGGTTTGCGATCGCGCTCACCGGAATTGTTGCCGCTATCTACGGGGTCGTTTATTACTTCAACGTCCAAGATACCCCTCCTGGCAAGGTTTACGAGCGTCCCCAAAGCAGTGCCGGAATGGAAGTGACGACCCAGAAAGACTTCTGGTTTCTGCTGCTATCAAACATTCCCTTAGTCGGCGTTTTGGGTCTAATTGCTTGGCGCTTAAATCAAGTCAAATTCCTTAATGTCACTCAATTGTACGTAACCTGGTTTCTGCTGCTGTGTTTGTATGCATTCCAAGCTTATAACTGTTGGAAAGCAAATAAAGGCTTGATGACTGGTAAAAAGCGATACGCCTCAGAAGATCGCTATCAATTTGGTCAAGTTGCCAATTTAGAAATCGCTTATCTTGCCTGTTTTGGCTCAGAGCTAGCCGTTGTTTCCATGCTTCCAACATTTTTTCAAAGAGGCTTTGGATTGACAGAGGCGCTAGCCGCAGGAGTTGCCGGAACTTATGCCTTTATGAACTTAGCGGCTCGTCCCGGAGGCGGCTTAATTTCTGACAAGATTGGCAGCCGGAAATGGACGCTGGCGGCAACACTTGCTGGTATGGGAGTCGGCTATCTCGTGTTTAGCTCTCTGGGTGGAAATGTCCCCCTGTTTGGGGTAGTGATTATGACTATGATTGCTTCCTTCTTTGTCATGGCAGCAGAAGGTGCGACCTTTGCCATCGTTCCCCTGATTAAGCGGCGCGTAACGGGTCAGGTTGCTGGGAACGTGGGTGCTTATGGCAACGTAGGAGCGGTCATTTTCCTCACCGTCTATAGCTTTTTACCTCAGGATGCTGCGGGCGATCGCATCTTTTTCCAGATGCTGGGAATTGTTGGTTTAATTTCAGCTAGTCTTTGTGCCTTTCTTCTCAAAGAACCGGAAGGCTCTCATGAAGGTGAAGAAGTCGGAATAACATCATCAAAAACTCCCGTTTTCTCGCACGAACGCGAACAAAATTAATCTTGGCATAAGTGCTAATGGCAATAGATAAGGTGTTAAAAGTTATACCAACTTAGGTTTAAAAACTGCCTTTTCCTAAAGCCAACCGAGTAGGGGTGAGATTGAAACTCACCCCTATATTTTTATGGCGTGTCGAGCGGATTTAGCGATATGCTTGGCTACTTATACTTCCTTACCAATTTAGATAGATTTTTAATATCCTCGCTCGAGAAAGTTGTTTTGAATACATATAGACGGGTGATTTGAGATTAAGTTAACCTTGCTTTCCTACTCACACTGCTAGTGATTTTGAAGGGATTTTATGTCGTCTCCCGACCAAACAACCGCCAGCAACGAGCATAACGTATATGCTGATACATTACCAAACGATTCCAACAGTGCAGACGAACTGACCTATCAGCAAATTATTCTCTGTTCAGCAGTCATTGGAATTGCTGGAGGATTAGTTGCAACGGTTTATTATTATCTGCTGGAAGGAAGCCTGCATTTTGTTTGGCACACGCTTCCTGATGTTTTGAATCCTTACTTTCCCAGCGGATTTCCCTCCTGGAATTATGTGTGGATCGCTACCACAATTGGGGGATTTTTTGTTGGTCTCACACTGCACTTCATGGGTCTTCCCGGTGAAGTTTCTCTAGTTGTTGATAAGGTACACGATCCAGGGCGAATTTCTCTACGCCAAACTCCGGCAATGATTGTCGCCTCCCTATTCTCGATTACAGCCGGTGGCAGTGCTGGACCTGAAGCCCCGCTGGTACAAATTAATGGCAGTTTTGGCGGCTGGCTGGGTCAAAAGCTCAATCTGAGCCTGACGACAACCCGCGTGCTGACTTTCTGCGGCATGAGTGCGGCACTGGGTGCCTTCTTTGGTGCGCCTCTGGGTGGCGCACTCTTCGCTCTAGAAATTCCCCATCGTCGGGGATTGGAATACTACGAAGCGCTCATTCCTGCGGTGCTTTCGGCAATCTTAAGCTTTTTTGTGTTTCGATTTAACACGGGGTTGACGATTGGGGGGATGTATCACTTTGTCACACCTCCTAAGCTTTCCTTGATGAATTTGGGTCAAGGCGCACTGCTGGGGGCGCTAGGGGCGCTGATTGCGATAATCTTTATCGTTCTGTTCCGGAGTATTGGGTACTTGACTCAATACATCGAACACCACACGATTGCGCTGGCTACTTTGGGAGGGTTCGCGATTGGGTTGATTGCTTTAGTGTTTCCTCAAACCCTATTTTTTGGCGAAAAGGAAATTCATACGATTGTCGAAACAGGTTCGACGTTTGGGGTGACAATGTTGCTAGCGATCGCGTTCGCGAAGATGCTAGCAGTTAGTTTCACTCTCCACTCCGGTTTCCGGGGAGGCTTCATCTTTCCGCTGTTTTACATTGGTGCAGCAGTTGGCTTGGCGATTTCTCTGGCTTTTCCACAAATCCACCCGACAATCGGTATGATTTGCATGATGGCGGCAGTCAACGTGGCGGTGACAAAAACACCGATTAGTTCCACTGTAATTCTCAGCGTGCTTTCAGACACGGCGATGGTGCCGGTTCTGGTGATTGCCAGTTTTGTCAGTTTCCTGTTGACCACCCAAGTCTCGTTGATTCAAACACAGCGATCGCGCACACCGACCGGGTTGCAAAACACCAGCCCGATGCCTCTATATGCTGCTGCTAGTGACTTTCCACAGACCAGTCCTTAAATTCTGCCGATATTGAAAACTTTTCACGATTGTGGTAGTGCTCCTAGTAGTCGCAGTTTATGCCTTTAGGAGCTTTTTATTTGGAGAAGTTATTTATCAAAATTTTTATTGTTTTTAATGGATTAATTACCCAGAAAATTAATGAAGTCTGACAAATCTACAGATAATTTCTTTCAATTTGAAGCCGATTTTGTAGAGTCCTTGCGTTGCATTCCGATGCAGGTGCGGATGAAATTAGACACTTGCGGCGTCAAACTAAAATTGCCTCACTGGCACCAATTTAGCCAAGCAGAACGGCAGACTCTGGTAGAGATGCCCTGTACCACAACAGATGAAGCCCAAGCCTACCGGCAATTCCTGCACCAATTAGTTGTAGAACACACAGGCGTCCCTCCCAGTGAGCTGCCGATAGAACCTCACCCAGACTGGATAGATGCCACAAAAGTACCCGCGAATATTCAGGAAAAGGCAGCAGAATTTGGCGCAATCCTGACACCCCAACAATGGGCAGCACTCACTCCCGCCCAGCGCTTTGCCCTCATCAAACTCAGCCGCCCCAGTCACGAAAACCAGAACTTTTTACCCGCACTCCAAGAATTTAACTTAATCTGAGCTATCAAGAAATGTGAAAAAAATAGCTACTTACCTTGCTGCGGCATACTTATTAGGTTACAAACGATGCTGGCAGTGCTAGAGAAAGCGTTTGTGCCCGTGTCCCATCGCGCTCATCATCCATCTGCCGGTCAACTTAAGAGGACATATCCAGGATGCCTTTCACCGCTAGCGTTATTTCATGCCAGGAGTGGGGTGCTAGACCCCCTAAAAAGTGGTCAGATGAAACCACGCCCAAATATGTCGTCATTCACCACACCGATACGCCCAATCCCCCCAGCCATATCTCGAAAGGAACTGTGGATGGAGCGAAAAGATTTGCCAAAAGTGTCCAGAATACCCACATGGATGTTTTCGGCTGGTGGGATTCTGGTCACAATTTTTTGAATACAACGGACGGCGTTCTCCTAGAAGGAAGAAATGGCACATTAGCAAAAATTAAACGAGGTTTGTGTATTCGCTCGTCTCATGCTGGCAGTGCTTTAGGGAATGAATCGCCAGGAATTGAGAATGAAGGCAGATTCATGACCCATCAGATGGGTGAAAAACAATGGAATAGTTTAGTCGATTTATGCGTTTCGATTTGCAGCTCTTGCAAGATTTCTCCTGACAATATCAAAGGGCATCGAGACTTTTCTGCCACTGCTTGTCCTGGTGATTGGCTATACGCTCAACTACCGCGTTTGCGTCAAGCCGTTCGTCAAAAGTTGAGTACAATCGGTGTGCCGACAGATGATGGTTCCTTAAGAGTTGGGTCGCAAGGAGAAAAAGTCAAACAATTGCAGCAGTTGTTGAAAGACAAAGGCTTTAACCCTGGCCCCATTGATGGCAGTTTTGGTACGGGCACAGAAGCGGCTGTGATTGCTTTTCAGAAATCCCAAGGGTTAAAGGCGGACGGAATTGCGGGAACAACGACTTGGAATGCGCTGACTAACCCCACACAAGTGCCTCCAATAAATCTGGTAAATATGTGCAAATACTACCAAGGGTTGCCTCATCAAGATGATGCGATGGAGTGGCTTCAGACGCAGATTCCGAAAGCAACCTTAGATGAGTTTGGGAAAAGATGGCGTAAGACAACCTAAAAATTGGGAAGACAAGTCAGGGGTTAGGAAAACAAACAATTCAGAATTTTCTCTTCCTCCTGGCTTTTATCTGCTTCGATAGTCATTTTTGCGGTAGTTATCAAATTCTCTGTTTTTTTCTTGGATCGCCCTGTGCAAATTGGAGCAGTTCATTGCTTCCCGAATCAAATAGGACGGCTATCGGATGATTTAGATGATTCGAGAGTCAGGGTTTGATAACATTTAAGGAATAAGTTGACAAACGGCTTACCGCTAGCTTCATCTGTTGTTGCCTCCGGCTTGGTTGCCTGAGAATGACTTTTGGCTTGGCATAAGCGCATGAAAAGTCGATGCCCCCTCATGAAGATTAAACGCGCTCGAAAACATAACCCCGAAAAAATTTGGTCGAAAGAGTGGGATGACCTACTTCGGGGTGCCGCCGGTGGGTTTTTATTTGGAATTCCGCTACTGTACACGATGGAAGTCTGGTGGATTGGGTCGTTCACGGAACCGCCGGTGATACTAGCTGCGATCGCTGCCACGTTTGTTGTTGTTTTTTTGCTCAATCGCACGGAAGGCTTTCGCAAATATAAGGGCATTCGACCGGGTGAAGCCGTAATGGATACCCTTGAAGCGATGGCTATCGGCATCGTCTGCGCGACTTGTCTCCTAATTTTATTGCGCGAAATCACCTTAGATACATCTTTGGGTGAAGCGTTAGGAAAAGTAATCTTCGAGAGTATGCCGTTTTCTTTGGGGGTGGCGCTAGCACGTTCTTTTTTAAGTGGCGATCGCTATCAATCTCCCAACAGCGATGAAAATTCTCCACAACCAGACAAAACCCGTCTCAATGGAACCTTGGCAGATATTGGGGGTACTTTGATTGGTGCAACGATTATCGCCTTTAACATCGCACCGACTGACGAAGTCCCCATGCTAGTTGCTGCTTCTTCCCCCCCGTGGCTGATTGCGATTATTGTCGCCTCACTGTTAATTTCCTACGGGATTGTCTTTCAGGCTGGCTTTACTAATCAACAACAACGGATACAACAGCAAGGGATTTTCCAGCGTCCCTTAAGCGAAACCGTTTGCTCCTATTTAGTGTCGCTTTTAGCAGCCACATTTATGTTGTGGTTTTTCCATCAGCTGAGCTTTGACGATCCGTGGCAAATGTGGTTGAGCTATACATTGATACTAGGACTCCCAGCCACTGTCGGTGGCGCAGCAGGAAGGTTGCTAGCATGAGCCAAACAAATCAAGATAGCAATTCATCCCAACAGCAACGACCGCCGCGATCGCTTGCGGAATGGGTTTCTTTTGCGATCGCTACGTGCATTGTGGCGCTACTGGTGGGATTGGTGCTGTATGACTGGGCAACCCAGAAAAATCAACCCCCGATTCTATCAGTCAACGCTAAAGAAGGAGAGATGCGTCAAAGCCAAGCGCAATTCTACATCCCTTTTGAAGTAACTAATATCGGTGGAGAAACTGCTGAATCAGTCCAGATTATTGCCGAGTTGCGCGTTAATGGGGAAGTTGAGGAAACTGGCGAACAACAAATTGACTTTCTCTCTGGTGGCGAAAAGGAGGAAGGCGCATTTATCTTTAGCCGCAATCCCCGCGATGGCGAGTTAGTCGTGCGAGTCTCTAGCTACAAGTTACCTTAACTTTTTTATAACTGCTCATTTCCTGACTCGCGGTAATTATTGGAAACGATGCAATGGTTAATAACAAACTTGTCGCAGCGAATACTCAATTTGCCTTTAAACTATTTAGGCAACTTACAAAACAGGAGCCTGACAAAAACATTTTTGTTTCTCCAGCAAGCATAGCGATCGCTCTCTCGATGACCTACAACGGAAGTGTGGGACAGACGCAAGCGGGAATGGCGATCGCGTTGGGATTGCAAGAAATGAGCTTGCCACAAGTCAACGAAGCTAACTCACAGTTGAGACAAGCTCTGGAAAATCTGGATAACGAGGTGGAGTTAGCGATCGCTAACTCGCTTTGGGCGCAGCAAGATATTCAGTTTAATCAGGATTTTTTACAGCGAATCCAGGAATTTTACGATGCAAAAGTAACCAACCTGGACTTTAGCAACTCCGATGCTTTGACAACCATTAACAACTGGGTGAATGAAAATACCCACGGCAAAATTAAGACAATTCTCAGCCAGCTCAGCCCCCTGGCAATTCTAATCCTAATTAACGCTATCTATTTTAAAGGTATTTGGACTAGTCCTTTCGACAAAGAAGATACGCACGATCGAGTTTTTACCCAACTCGATGGAACGCAGAAACAGCACCCGATGATGTCTCAGTACGAAACATACCGCTATTATCAGGGTGATAACTTTCAAGCGGTTAGTTTACCCTACGGTACTGGACGGGTGAGTATGTACATCTTCCTCCCAGATGCAGGCTCCAGCCTGGAAGCATTCCACAAAAACCTGAATGTTGTGAACTGGGATAGATGGATGAAGCAGTTCCACCAGATGAAAGGAAGAGTCGTTCTACCCCGCTTTCAGATGGAGTATAAAGTGGATCTTAAAGAGGCTCTCATCGCTTTGGGTATGGAAGCTGCTTTTATGGGAGGTTTCCAGCAGATGTGCGCTGGCAACCTAGCCATTTCCAAAGTCATCCATAAAACCTTTCTCGAAGTTAACGAAGAGGGAAGCGAAGCCGCCGCCGCCACAGTTGTGGAGCTAGTAAGAAGCTTTTCCAGTGAACCTACCTTTACAATAATTGTTGATCGCCCCTTCTTCTGTTGCATTCGAGATAATCAAACTGGCTCCATACTATTTATGGGTTCGATTATGGAGCTATCTCCAACATCTAATTAATTCACTAGGAGTTAGGAAAATGACTGGAAAGAAAATTTTGATGCTTATCGGTGACTTTGTTGAAGACTACGAAGTAATGGTGCCTTTCCAGGCATTACAAATGGTTGGGCATACTGTCCATGCAATTTGCCCTGATAAGAAAGCTGGAGATAAGGTGCGAACCGCAGTCCATGACTTTGAAGGCGACCAAACTTATAGTGAAAAACCCGGTCACAACTTTACCTTAAACGCCACCTTTGATGAAGTGGAAGCGACAGAATACGACGCCTTAGTGGTTCCTGGTGGACGTGCGCCAGAATATATCCGTTTGAACC
The sequence above is drawn from the Coleofasciculus sp. FACHB-1120 genome and encodes:
- a CDS encoding nitrate reductase, translating into MSDSTKTLCPYCGVGCGLEVSPPAAANRETNRDSQGNPIWKVRGDRSHPSSQGMVCVKGATVTESIDQNRLLYPMMRDSLDEPFRRASWEEALDAIVSRMGSILNSTGPDALCLYGSGQFLTEDYYLAQKLFKGILGTNNFDTNSRLCMSSATAAYFYSLGSDGPPCCYEDLELTDCAFIIGSNTAECHPIIFNRLRKHHKQNHHVKMIVVDPRRTTTAEAADLHLAIRPGTDIDLLNGIAHLLLRWGKMNVDFIEDCTAGFSTYAEVIQHYPPEVVAERCGISVDDLITVAKMWADSKRVLSMWTMGLNQSSEGTAKVSSLINLHLITGQIGKPGSGPFSLTGQPNAMGGREVGGLAHLLPGYRLVKNDQQRTEVEQFWKLPAGKISSVPGRSAWEIITGLETGEVEFLWIAATNPAVSMPDLERTKAALKRSPFTVYQDAYYPTETAAFAHVLLPAAQWGEKTGTMTNSERVVTLCPAFRKPLGEARADWEIFAEVGRRLGYPEQFAYTHSSEIYDEFVQLTSDRLCDQTGICHERLKKEGPIQWPEPIKNAKLNTKKERGSSLSTSKRLYTDLRFSTPDGRARFVAKHSRGLAEPPDPNFPFVLTTGRLYGHWHTQTRTGRIAKISQMHPQPFIEIHPRDAAKLAIQENDWVEVRSRRGTSRFPAKVTQTISPGTVFVPIHWGDLWADDAEANSVTQSASCPDSLQPELKACAVQLVPINAHLISEEYVLPETPETETQPKALSSPLRV
- a CDS encoding NarK family nitrate/nitrite MFS transporter, whose amino-acid sequence is MSGLWSFSGRYRILHLTWFAFFLTFVVWFNFAPFATAVKADLGLNEAQLRTLAICNVALTVPARIIVGMILDRFGPRITYSCLLIYAAIPCLLFAFAQNFSQLVLSRLALSIVGCGFVIGIRMVAEWFPPKEIGLAEGIYGGWGNFGSAGAAFTLPTIATAAAFFGAGQVNWRFAIALTGIVAAIYGVVYYFNVQDTPPGKVYERPQSSAGMEVTTQKDFWFLLLSNIPLVGVLGLIAWRLNQVKFLNVTQLYVTWFLLLCLYAFQAYNCWKANKGLMTGKKRYASEDRYQFGQVANLEIAYLACFGSELAVVSMLPTFFQRGFGLTEALAAGVAGTYAFMNLAARPGGGLISDKIGSRKWTLAATLAGMGVGYLVFSSLGGNVPLFGVVIMTMIASFFVMAAEGATFAIVPLIKRRVTGQVAGNVGAYGNVGAVIFLTVYSFLPQDAAGDRIFFQMLGIVGLISASLCAFLLKEPEGSHEGEEVGITSSKTPVFSHEREQN
- a CDS encoding chloride channel protein, translating into MSSPDQTTASNEHNVYADTLPNDSNSADELTYQQIILCSAVIGIAGGLVATVYYYLLEGSLHFVWHTLPDVLNPYFPSGFPSWNYVWIATTIGGFFVGLTLHFMGLPGEVSLVVDKVHDPGRISLRQTPAMIVASLFSITAGGSAGPEAPLVQINGSFGGWLGQKLNLSLTTTRVLTFCGMSAALGAFFGAPLGGALFALEIPHRRGLEYYEALIPAVLSAILSFFVFRFNTGLTIGGMYHFVTPPKLSLMNLGQGALLGALGALIAIIFIVLFRSIGYLTQYIEHHTIALATLGGFAIGLIALVFPQTLFFGEKEIHTIVETGSTFGVTMLLAIAFAKMLAVSFTLHSGFRGGFIFPLFYIGAAVGLAISLAFPQIHPTIGMICMMAAVNVAVTKTPISSTVILSVLSDTAMVPVLVIASFVSFLLTTQVSLIQTQRSRTPTGLQNTSPMPLYAAASDFPQTSP
- a CDS encoding nitrate reductase associated protein, with the protein product MKSDKSTDNFFQFEADFVESLRCIPMQVRMKLDTCGVKLKLPHWHQFSQAERQTLVEMPCTTTDEAQAYRQFLHQLVVEHTGVPPSELPIEPHPDWIDATKVPANIQEKAAEFGAILTPQQWAALTPAQRFALIKLSRPSHENQNFLPALQEFNLI
- a CDS encoding peptidoglycan-binding protein; the encoded protein is MPFTASVISCQEWGARPPKKWSDETTPKYVVIHHTDTPNPPSHISKGTVDGAKRFAKSVQNTHMDVFGWWDSGHNFLNTTDGVLLEGRNGTLAKIKRGLCIRSSHAGSALGNESPGIENEGRFMTHQMGEKQWNSLVDLCVSICSSCKISPDNIKGHRDFSATACPGDWLYAQLPRLRQAVRQKLSTIGVPTDDGSLRVGSQGEKVKQLQQLLKDKGFNPGPIDGSFGTGTEAAVIAFQKSQGLKADGIAGTTTWNALTNPTQVPPINLVNMCKYYQGLPHQDDAMEWLQTQIPKATLDEFGKRWRKTT
- a CDS encoding TIGR02587 family membrane protein produces the protein MKIKRARKHNPEKIWSKEWDDLLRGAAGGFLFGIPLLYTMEVWWIGSFTEPPVILAAIAATFVVVFLLNRTEGFRKYKGIRPGEAVMDTLEAMAIGIVCATCLLILLREITLDTSLGEALGKVIFESMPFSLGVALARSFLSGDRYQSPNSDENSPQPDKTRLNGTLADIGGTLIGATIIAFNIAPTDEVPMLVAASSPPWLIAIIVASLLISYGIVFQAGFTNQQQRIQQQGIFQRPLSETVCSYLVSLLAATFMLWFFHQLSFDDPWQMWLSYTLILGLPATVGGAAGRLLA
- a CDS encoding TIGR02588 family protein — encoded protein: MSQTNQDSNSSQQQRPPRSLAEWVSFAIATCIVALLVGLVLYDWATQKNQPPILSVNAKEGEMRQSQAQFYIPFEVTNIGGETAESVQIIAELRVNGEVEETGEQQIDFLSGGEKEEGAFIFSRNPRDGELVVRVSSYKLP
- a CDS encoding serpin family protein yields the protein MVNNKLVAANTQFAFKLFRQLTKQEPDKNIFVSPASIAIALSMTYNGSVGQTQAGMAIALGLQEMSLPQVNEANSQLRQALENLDNEVELAIANSLWAQQDIQFNQDFLQRIQEFYDAKVTNLDFSNSDALTTINNWVNENTHGKIKTILSQLSPLAILILINAIYFKGIWTSPFDKEDTHDRVFTQLDGTQKQHPMMSQYETYRYYQGDNFQAVSLPYGTGRVSMYIFLPDAGSSLEAFHKNLNVVNWDRWMKQFHQMKGRVVLPRFQMEYKVDLKEALIALGMEAAFMGGFQQMCAGNLAISKVIHKTFLEVNEEGSEAAAATVVELVRSFSSEPTFTIIVDRPFFCCIRDNQTGSILFMGSIMELSPTSN